A genome region from Megalobrama amblycephala isolate DHTTF-2021 linkage group LG18, ASM1881202v1, whole genome shotgun sequence includes the following:
- the calm3b gene encoding calmodulin 3b (phosphorylase kinase, delta) codes for MADQLTEEQIAEFKEAFSLFDKDGDGTITTKELGTVMRSLGQNPTEAELQDMINEVDADGNGTIDFPEFLTMMARKMKDTDSEEEIREAFRVFDKDGNGYISAAELRHVMTNLGEKLTDEEVDEMIREADIDGDGQVNYEEFVQMMTAK; via the exons ATG GCTGATCAGCTAACAGAGGAGCAGATTGCTG AATTCAAGGAGGCCTTCTCCTTATTTGACAAAGACGGTGATGGCACCATCACTACTAAAGAGCTAGGAACTGTCATGCGTTCTTTGGGCCAGAATCCTACAGAGGCAGAGCTCCAGGATATGATCAATGAAGTTGATGCTGATG GCAATGGAACAATTGATTTCCCAGAGTTCCTTACTATGATGGCCAGGAAGATGAAGGACACAGATAGCGAGGAGGAGATCAGAGAAGCGTTCAGAGTTTTTGATAAG GATGGAAATGGCTATATCAGTGCAGCAGAGTTGCGTCATGTCATGACAAATCTGGGGGAGAAGCTTACAGACGAGGAAGTGGATGAGATGATCCGGGAGGCAGATATTGATGGTGATGGCCAGGTCAACTACGAAG AGTTCGTCCAGATGATGACAGCGAAGTAA